A window of the Tessaracoccus sp. MC1865 genome harbors these coding sequences:
- a CDS encoding transglutaminase family protein, whose protein sequence is MRFTHHPFSHVIVAAAVWLSMLPLSTLVSDTQQVWAHAWFILGAAGTVGLVMGLLRAPRALVLFIQLLVILGVLAWRGLSLAPRGDPLASLRALTADGVEVIRTGVPPLEPEPGLVWLCLILAALLVIIVELLVNGLEQPAWTIAPLALTYGVAALVRIDDLDWLLLVPVVAGFIAILLSSTGAGEAAGTASRASSHHLSRVSVGLAFGAAALVVAILVSAMVPLGDKRPWTEGGQDGPIQLSDPTVRLDQDLRRPTDSPVLTYRTSTGGPVYMRTVALPNLSSSGAGLVPMSLSRSGLDGDHDFPGEQVTVDVQMDAVPSEYLPAPFAAASYEAEGAWSHDPDTLAIVASGPNRTQQTVNLGYRVESTLPSPTREEVSQANPGSLPSAVTREVPAGLSPAVTTLTSDVVAGATTAGEKALAIQRFLRSDAFRYTLEAPNTAGTDTISSFLLEARSGYCIHFAAAMITMARIEGIDARMAVGFVPGEQQADGSYLVTSHDAHSWPELYFEGLGWVPFEPTPAYQGDPEYVDPSAMQPATSPSPSPTPSAAPTPQPTTVPPTMQPVPTAPTTVDEGPGPVVRALLIALLVLLALALPALIRLGLRASRLRSDGDPGQAADGAWREVQAMFADYGLRWPEGSPGPAGREAAEQLSPRGAEALAAIAATVERSRYARDGAPVTDLPAEVGTLRNALVGRATRGAHLRAVLLPASLWRLGR, encoded by the coding sequence ATGAGGTTCACCCACCACCCGTTCTCGCACGTGATCGTGGCCGCTGCCGTGTGGTTGTCGATGCTGCCGCTGTCCACGCTGGTCTCCGACACCCAGCAGGTGTGGGCGCACGCCTGGTTCATCCTGGGTGCGGCCGGCACAGTCGGGCTCGTCATGGGGCTGCTGCGGGCGCCGCGGGCGCTGGTCCTCTTCATCCAGCTGCTCGTGATCCTCGGCGTGCTCGCCTGGCGCGGGTTGTCGCTGGCACCGCGGGGGGATCCCCTGGCCTCGCTTCGGGCGCTCACCGCAGACGGTGTCGAGGTGATCCGCACCGGCGTGCCGCCGCTGGAGCCGGAACCCGGGTTGGTGTGGCTCTGCCTCATCCTCGCGGCCCTGTTGGTGATCATCGTCGAACTGCTGGTCAACGGCCTCGAGCAGCCCGCCTGGACGATCGCGCCCCTCGCGTTGACCTACGGCGTCGCGGCGCTCGTGCGCATCGACGACCTCGACTGGCTGCTGCTCGTGCCCGTCGTCGCCGGCTTCATCGCCATCCTGTTGAGCTCCACGGGCGCGGGCGAAGCGGCGGGCACGGCCTCCCGTGCGAGCTCCCACCACCTGTCGCGGGTCTCCGTCGGGTTGGCGTTCGGCGCTGCCGCGCTGGTGGTGGCGATCCTGGTGTCGGCCATGGTGCCCCTGGGAGACAAGCGTCCCTGGACGGAGGGCGGCCAGGACGGCCCCATCCAGCTCAGCGACCCTACCGTGCGGCTCGACCAGGACCTGCGCCGCCCCACGGACAGCCCTGTGCTGACGTACCGCACGAGCACCGGTGGGCCGGTGTACATGCGCACCGTGGCGCTTCCCAACCTCAGTTCCTCCGGCGCCGGACTGGTGCCGATGTCGCTCAGCCGCTCGGGGCTGGACGGAGACCACGACTTCCCCGGCGAGCAGGTGACGGTCGACGTCCAGATGGACGCGGTGCCGTCCGAGTACCTGCCGGCCCCGTTCGCGGCGGCCTCCTACGAGGCGGAGGGAGCGTGGAGCCACGACCCGGACACGCTCGCGATCGTCGCCTCGGGCCCGAACCGCACGCAGCAGACGGTCAACCTCGGCTACCGCGTCGAGTCCACGCTGCCCTCCCCCACGCGCGAGGAGGTGTCGCAGGCGAACCCCGGCAGCCTGCCGAGCGCCGTCACGCGCGAGGTCCCCGCCGGGCTCAGCCCCGCCGTCACCACCCTGACCAGCGACGTGGTCGCCGGCGCGACCACCGCGGGCGAGAAGGCCCTGGCCATTCAGCGGTTCCTGCGCTCGGACGCCTTCCGCTACACGCTCGAGGCCCCCAACACCGCGGGGACGGACACGATCTCGAGCTTCCTGCTGGAGGCCCGCTCGGGTTACTGCATCCACTTCGCCGCCGCGATGATCACCATGGCCAGGATAGAAGGCATCGACGCCCGGATGGCCGTCGGGTTCGTCCCCGGTGAGCAACAGGCGGACGGCAGCTACCTGGTGACCTCGCACGACGCCCACTCGTGGCCCGAGTTGTACTTCGAAGGCCTGGGCTGGGTGCCGTTCGAGCCCACCCCCGCCTACCAGGGCGATCCGGAGTACGTGGACCCCTCGGCGATGCAGCCGGCCACGAGCCCCTCGCCGTCGCCGACGCCCAGCGCGGCGCCCACCCCGCAGCCCACCACGGTGCCGCCCACCATGCAGCCGGTGCCGACGGCGCCGACCACTGTCGACGAGGGCCCGGGGCCGGTGGTCCGCGCGCTGCTGATCGCCCTGCTGGTGCTGCTGGCACTCGCTCTGCCCGCCCTGATCCGCCTGGGTCTGCGCGCCTCGCGTCTGCGGTCCGACGGCGACCCCGGTCAGGCGGCCGACGGTGCGTGGCGGGAGGTGCAGGCGATGTTCGCCGACTACGGCCTGCGCTGGCCCGAGGGCTCCCCCGGACCGGCCGGCCGCGAGGCGGCGGAACAGTTGTCACCCCGGGGCGCCGAGGCTCTGGCCGCCATCGCCGCGACGGTGGAACGCAGCCGGTACGCCCGCGACGGGGCGCCCGTCACCGACCTTCCCGCGGAGGTGGGCACGCTGCGCAATGCCCTCGTCGGCCGGGCCACCCGGGGAGCGCACCTGCGTGCCGTGCTGCTGCCCGCGTCGCTGTGGCGGCTGGGCCGGTAG
- the murF gene encoding UDP-N-acetylmuramoyl-tripeptide--D-alanyl-D-alanine ligase has translation MRVRTMFELVELIQPAPVELFGDDTDVQVGPDVVIDNREATEGSLFVAIPGERADGHDYAAAAVEAGARGIIGMYGTAAEVPHILAEDSITAMSWLARGIVREERARGMVSIGITGSSGKTSTKDLMAQVFEAAGPTVAPVGSQNNEVGVPLTACRVDADTRYLISEMGARGKGHIAWLTSIVRLDVGVCLNVGRAHVGEFGGVEATAVAKSEIVADLAEDGWAVLNADDPAVAGMAAVTKARIAWFGEGQLDGGDLRVSARNVTMNALSQPSFELVAMDSDGERTAQVSLGVIGRHQVPNALAAAAAALAVGLDIDLVARALSGAVQRSSWRMELIPRPDGVLVLNDSYNANPDSMAAALATAVELVHGTRGEHPDARVVAVLGDMLELGPLADDLHEEVGRLAADLGVAEVVAVGDLADRIVAGATGEGITARTANRDEVVDSLTLNPGDVVLIKGSRGVGLETVAAALAGKDGAAK, from the coding sequence ATGCGCGTGCGCACGATGTTTGAGTTGGTGGAGTTGATCCAACCGGCACCCGTCGAGCTGTTCGGCGACGACACCGACGTGCAGGTGGGCCCTGACGTCGTCATCGACAACCGTGAAGCCACCGAGGGGTCGCTCTTTGTCGCCATCCCCGGCGAGCGTGCAGACGGACATGACTATGCAGCGGCCGCCGTCGAGGCGGGCGCGCGCGGCATCATCGGGATGTACGGCACGGCCGCAGAGGTGCCGCACATCCTCGCCGAAGACTCCATCACCGCCATGAGCTGGCTCGCCCGCGGCATCGTCCGCGAGGAACGCGCCCGCGGCATGGTCTCCATCGGCATCACCGGCAGCTCCGGCAAGACCAGCACCAAGGACCTGATGGCGCAGGTCTTCGAGGCCGCCGGCCCCACGGTGGCCCCCGTCGGCTCCCAGAACAACGAGGTCGGCGTGCCGCTGACCGCGTGCCGCGTCGATGCCGACACCCGGTACCTCATCTCGGAGATGGGCGCCCGCGGCAAGGGGCACATCGCCTGGCTCACCTCGATCGTCCGGCTCGACGTCGGCGTGTGCCTCAACGTGGGCCGCGCCCACGTCGGCGAGTTCGGGGGAGTGGAGGCCACCGCCGTCGCCAAGTCCGAGATCGTGGCGGATCTGGCGGAGGACGGCTGGGCCGTGCTCAACGCCGACGACCCCGCCGTCGCGGGCATGGCCGCCGTCACCAAGGCTCGCATCGCCTGGTTCGGCGAGGGCCAGTTGGACGGCGGCGACCTCCGGGTCAGCGCCCGCAACGTCACCATGAACGCCCTGAGCCAGCCCAGCTTCGAACTCGTCGCGATGGACTCCGACGGTGAACGCACCGCGCAGGTCTCGCTCGGCGTGATCGGCCGGCACCAGGTGCCCAACGCGCTCGCCGCCGCCGCCGCCGCCCTCGCGGTGGGCCTCGACATCGATCTGGTGGCGCGGGCCCTCTCCGGGGCCGTGCAGCGCTCGAGTTGGCGGATGGAACTCATCCCGCGTCCCGACGGCGTGCTCGTGCTGAACGACTCCTACAACGCCAACCCGGATTCCATGGCCGCCGCGCTCGCGACCGCCGTCGAACTGGTGCACGGCACACGCGGCGAACATCCCGACGCGCGGGTCGTGGCGGTGCTCGGCGACATGCTCGAGCTCGGCCCGCTGGCGGACGACCTCCACGAGGAGGTGGGCAGGCTCGCCGCGGACCTCGGTGTCGCCGAGGTGGTCGCTGTCGGTGACCTGGCCGACAGGATCGTGGCCGGCGCCACCGGTGAGGGCATCACCGCGCGGACGGCGAATCGCGATGAGGTCGTGGACTCCCTTACGCTGAATCCCGGCGACGTCGTGCTCATCAAGGGATCCCGCGGCGTGGGTCTCGAAACGGTGGCGGCCGCACTGGCCGGTAAGGACGGAGCGGCGAAGTGA
- a CDS encoding penicillin-binding protein 2: MLVFALLLGVAGVRAVQLQGLDSQAFAAEAAAKMQSKRELPATRGEILDRNGVVLASTEPAMLVSIDPDMVRTNGADKRYAMSKRKLEETELAPNAVAEILAKHLGGRKEKYLTLIDTPDSRYEIVARRVPAATFSAIEADMKAGLDGEGKRRWYGVFGTPDPIRVYPNRSVASNVVGFVNAEGDGAAGLEYALDEHLEGTPGEQVYDASTYGRIPLGTNIMTPPVDGASYELTLDSDLQWMTEQALADGMRQAQAKTGTAVVMNIHTGEILALANGPSFDSANPSAADGDNLGNRAVTEVYEPGSVQKVLTMAALADQGLVTPDTKRVVPGSIASGGGVVRDSFSHGDLKLTARGIVAQSSNVGMIMLTRDLEKQTISDYLSSFGLGAKPGTGLPGESTGQIPTKDMPDYTRDQISFGQGLSVNAVQMAAAVAAVTNGGTYHQPVIIKSAKAADGTEIELPQPESRRVISDEASASVVEMMESVITLNDNRRIPGYRTAGKSGTAQRFDPQCKCYNGYTASFVNVAPAEDPQLLVYVVLDRPRNGNLGSRLALPVTNNILSLALPRYNVAPSTTEAPDLPTTFD, translated from the coding sequence ATGCTCGTGTTCGCCCTCCTGCTCGGCGTGGCGGGGGTGCGGGCCGTCCAGCTCCAGGGCCTCGACTCCCAGGCGTTCGCGGCCGAGGCCGCCGCCAAGATGCAGTCGAAGCGGGAGCTGCCAGCCACGCGGGGAGAGATCCTCGACCGCAACGGTGTGGTGCTGGCCAGCACCGAGCCGGCCATGCTCGTGTCCATCGACCCCGACATGGTGCGCACCAACGGGGCGGACAAGCGCTACGCCATGAGCAAGCGGAAGCTGGAGGAAACCGAGCTGGCGCCCAACGCAGTGGCCGAGATCCTCGCCAAGCACCTGGGCGGCCGCAAGGAGAAGTACCTCACGCTGATCGACACGCCGGACTCCCGCTACGAGATCGTTGCCCGACGGGTCCCCGCGGCCACCTTCAGCGCCATCGAGGCGGACATGAAGGCCGGGCTGGACGGTGAAGGGAAGCGTCGTTGGTACGGCGTCTTCGGCACCCCTGATCCCATCCGCGTCTACCCCAACCGCTCGGTCGCCTCCAACGTGGTGGGCTTCGTCAACGCCGAGGGCGACGGCGCGGCCGGCCTGGAATACGCGCTCGACGAACACCTCGAGGGCACCCCCGGTGAGCAGGTCTACGACGCCTCCACCTACGGCCGCATCCCGCTGGGCACCAACATCATGACCCCACCGGTGGACGGCGCCTCGTACGAGTTGACGCTGGATTCGGACCTGCAGTGGATGACGGAACAGGCCCTGGCCGACGGCATGCGGCAGGCGCAGGCCAAGACCGGCACCGCCGTCGTGATGAACATCCACACCGGTGAGATCCTCGCGCTGGCCAACGGCCCCAGCTTCGACTCCGCCAACCCCAGCGCCGCAGACGGCGACAACCTCGGCAACCGCGCGGTGACCGAGGTCTACGAGCCCGGCTCGGTGCAGAAGGTCCTGACGATGGCCGCCCTGGCGGATCAGGGTCTGGTGACCCCCGACACCAAGCGGGTCGTGCCCGGGAGCATCGCCTCCGGCGGCGGCGTGGTCCGCGACTCCTTCTCGCACGGCGACCTCAAGCTGACGGCCCGCGGGATCGTCGCGCAGTCGTCGAACGTCGGCATGATCATGCTCACGCGTGACCTCGAGAAGCAGACCATCAGCGACTACCTGTCGTCGTTCGGGCTCGGCGCCAAGCCCGGCACCGGCCTGCCCGGCGAGTCCACCGGCCAGATCCCCACCAAGGACATGCCGGACTACACGCGCGACCAGATCTCGTTCGGCCAGGGCCTCAGCGTCAACGCCGTGCAGATGGCCGCGGCGGTCGCCGCCGTGACCAACGGCGGCACCTACCACCAGCCGGTGATCATCAAGTCCGCGAAGGCGGCCGACGGCACCGAGATCGAACTGCCGCAGCCCGAGAGCCGCCGCGTCATCTCGGACGAGGCCTCCGCCTCCGTGGTCGAGATGATGGAATCGGTGATCACGCTCAACGACAACCGCCGGATCCCCGGGTACCGGACCGCAGGCAAGTCCGGCACCGCCCAGCGCTTCGACCCGCAGTGCAAGTGCTACAACGGCTACACCGCCTCGTTCGTGAACGTGGCGCCCGCCGAGGACCCGCAGCTGCTCGTCTACGTGGTCCTCGACCGGCCGCGCAACGGCAACCTCGGTAGCCGGCTGGCCCTGCCCGTGACGAACAACATCCTCTCGCTGGCGCTGCCACGCTATAACGTGGCACCCTCAACCACGGAGGCACCCGATCTGCCCACCACTTTTGACTGA
- the rsmH gene encoding 16S rRNA (cytosine(1402)-N(4))-methyltransferase RsmH, whose amino-acid sequence MQGFTDVHDPVMRDRIVDLLRPALSRPGAIYVDGTLGLAGHAIAILEACPEARLIGIDRDLDAHAVARERLGDLAERATLVHAVYDELPEVLDDLGIGSVDAILLDLGLSSLQIDRTERGFAYRVDAPLDMRMNPTEGPTAADVLNTYSARDLSRILSRYGEERFADRIARAIVEHRPFETSARLVETISGAIPAAARHTGGHPAKRTFQALRIEVNRELEALNGVLPAAIDALALGGRMAVLSYHSLEDRAVKRAFAAKATDRGPRDMPLVPDHLKAELALLTRGAEKPTPEETAANPRAASARLRVAERIKEAA is encoded by the coding sequence ATGCAGGGCTTCACAGACGTGCACGATCCGGTCATGCGTGACCGCATCGTCGATCTGCTGCGCCCGGCACTGTCACGGCCGGGCGCCATCTACGTCGACGGCACCCTCGGCCTCGCCGGGCACGCCATCGCGATCCTCGAGGCCTGCCCCGAGGCCCGGTTGATCGGCATCGACCGCGACCTCGACGCGCACGCCGTCGCCCGCGAACGACTCGGTGACCTGGCGGAGCGCGCCACGCTGGTGCACGCCGTCTACGACGAACTGCCCGAGGTGCTCGACGACCTCGGGATCGGGAGCGTCGACGCCATCCTCCTGGACCTCGGCCTCAGCTCACTCCAGATCGACCGCACCGAGCGAGGCTTCGCCTACCGGGTGGACGCACCCCTCGACATGCGGATGAACCCGACGGAGGGCCCAACCGCCGCCGACGTGCTCAACACCTATTCCGCCCGCGACCTCTCCCGGATCCTGTCGCGCTACGGCGAGGAACGCTTCGCGGACCGCATCGCCCGTGCCATCGTCGAGCACCGCCCGTTCGAGACCTCCGCCAGGCTGGTGGAGACCATCTCTGGTGCCATCCCCGCCGCGGCCCGCCACACCGGCGGCCACCCGGCCAAGCGCACCTTCCAGGCGTTGCGCATCGAGGTCAACCGTGAACTCGAGGCCCTCAACGGCGTGTTGCCGGCGGCCATCGACGCGCTCGCCCTGGGCGGCCGGATGGCGGTGCTGAGCTACCACTCGCTCGAGGACCGCGCCGTCAAGCGGGCCTTCGCCGCCAAGGCCACGGACCGCGGCCCCCGCGACATGCCGCTGGTCCCTGACCACCTCAAGGCAGAACTGGCCCTGCTCACCCGCGGCGCCGAGAAGCCCACCCCCGAAGAGACGGCCGCCAACCCCAGGGCGGCCTCCGCGCGACTCCGCGTGGCCGAACGAATCAAGGAGGCAGCATGA
- a CDS encoding AAA family ATPase: MVNQPATPSLHEVSQLASRIAAEMARVIEGKPHQIRMAVIVLLAEGHLLIEDVPGVGKTVLAKSLGRAISGDVKRIQFTPDLLPSDVTGVSVFNQSTREFEFKPGGIFAHIVLGDEINRASPKTQSALLEAMAESQVSADGKTYQLRQPFMVIATQNPIEMEGTYPLPEAQRDRFMARITMGYPARTAEVAMLTHHASGDQLATVSAVTDAASVAAAIDAIRGVFVAPVINDYIVSIVEATRQHPDLRLGASPRASLHLMRAARVEAALGGRDYVIPEDVRSLAVEVLSHRVLPTVEAQVARRDPADIITSVLASVPTPARS; encoded by the coding sequence CTGGTGAACCAGCCCGCCACACCGTCACTGCATGAGGTGTCCCAACTCGCCAGCCGCATCGCCGCGGAGATGGCGCGCGTGATCGAGGGCAAGCCCCACCAGATCCGCATGGCCGTGATCGTGCTCCTGGCGGAGGGACACCTTCTTATAGAGGACGTCCCGGGCGTGGGGAAGACGGTCCTGGCGAAGTCGCTCGGGCGCGCCATCTCCGGTGACGTCAAGCGCATCCAGTTCACGCCGGACCTGTTGCCCAGCGACGTCACCGGCGTGTCGGTGTTCAACCAGTCGACGCGCGAGTTCGAGTTCAAGCCCGGCGGGATCTTCGCCCACATCGTGCTGGGGGACGAGATCAACCGCGCGTCGCCCAAGACGCAGTCGGCCCTGCTCGAGGCGATGGCGGAAAGCCAGGTCTCGGCAGACGGTAAGACCTACCAGCTGCGTCAGCCGTTCATGGTCATCGCCACCCAGAATCCCATCGAGATGGAGGGCACCTATCCCCTCCCCGAGGCCCAGCGGGACCGCTTCATGGCCCGCATCACCATGGGGTATCCGGCCCGCACCGCCGAGGTGGCTATGCTCACCCACCACGCCAGCGGTGACCAGCTCGCCACGGTCAGCGCCGTCACGGACGCCGCCTCCGTCGCCGCCGCCATCGACGCCATCCGGGGCGTGTTCGTGGCCCCGGTGATCAACGACTACATCGTCAGCATCGTCGAGGCCACGCGCCAGCACCCTGATCTCCGGCTCGGCGCCAGCCCCCGCGCCTCCCTGCACCTCATGCGCGCGGCGCGCGTCGAGGCAGCTCTCGGTGGGCGTGACTACGTCATCCCCGAGGACGTGCGCTCCCTCGCCGTCGAGGTGCTCTCCCACCGGGTGCTGCCCACCGTCGAGGCCCAGGTGGCGCGCCGCGACCCGGCAGACATCATCACGTCCGTGCTGGCCTCGGTGCCCACCCCTGCCAGGAGCTGA
- the mraZ gene encoding division/cell wall cluster transcriptional repressor MraZ yields MFFMGTYTPKLDEKGRLILPAKFRDALEDGLVVTRAQDRSLAVYPRATFQAKMSALMSAPSTVKQVRDYQRMLMAGASDEVPDKQGRITIPPPLREYANLDREVVVIGAGERAEIWDAQAWHEYSQASEEGFSEMDDEFVALTGL; encoded by the coding sequence ATGTTCTTCATGGGGACGTACACACCGAAACTCGACGAGAAGGGCCGGCTGATCCTTCCCGCCAAGTTCCGCGACGCGCTCGAGGATGGCCTGGTCGTCACCAGGGCGCAGGACAGGTCGCTCGCGGTGTACCCCAGGGCCACCTTCCAGGCCAAGATGTCCGCCCTCATGAGCGCTCCCAGCACCGTGAAGCAGGTCCGTGACTACCAGCGCATGTTGATGGCCGGGGCCAGCGATGAAGTTCCAGACAAGCAGGGGCGCATCACCATCCCGCCCCCGCTGCGCGAGTACGCGAATCTGGATCGCGAGGTCGTGGTGATCGGCGCCGGAGAACGCGCCGAGATCTGGGACGCCCAGGCATGGCACGAGTACTCCCAGGCCAGCGAGGAGGGTTTCTCCGAGATGGATGACGAATTCGTCGCACTCACCGGCTTGTGA
- a CDS encoding UDP-N-acetylmuramoyl-L-alanyl-D-glutamate--2,6-diaminopimelate ligase, which yields MAGLDLVGDIGSSAPITGISLSSQEILPGWLYVALPGRQRHGADFARAAVDAGAAAVLTDDEGAARLTGLEVPVLVAGDVRAAMAVVSARIFGEPARRLTTLGVTGTNGKTTTVALIKAGLMAAGRVAGTIGTIGFRLGGEELNSSRSTVTTPESPDLQALLAVMEERGADSVAVEVSSHAMALSRVDAIEFDVAAFLNLGRDHLDFHHTLEEYFAAKSRLFEPGRARTSVVWTDDSAGVEIAGRVAGHGQSRLITAGTGPEVDYRMSDYRPVHPLGGIATVTRGGEDLTLELSLPGVYNMIDAVVALAMLEAVGVPVDAALRGLATAQIPGRMQRVHLGPDAPLTVVDFAHTPQAVEAALRSLQGIGTLVCVLGCGGDRDVEKRPEMGAVAASLSDVTIITDDNPRSEDPAAIRAEVMAGARRTQRPGAELLEVPGRRAAIETALGRAGGDTVVAILGKGHERGQILADRTIDFDDVEEAAGAWGRGGEEGDPHARAHDV from the coding sequence GTGGCGGGGCTCGACCTCGTCGGCGACATCGGCAGCTCGGCGCCCATCACCGGCATCAGCCTCAGTTCGCAGGAGATCCTGCCCGGCTGGTTGTACGTGGCGTTGCCCGGCAGGCAGCGGCACGGCGCGGACTTCGCCCGGGCCGCCGTCGACGCCGGCGCCGCCGCAGTGCTCACCGACGACGAGGGGGCCGCCCGGCTGACCGGGCTCGAGGTGCCGGTGCTCGTGGCAGGCGACGTGCGTGCGGCCATGGCGGTCGTCTCAGCGCGGATCTTCGGTGAGCCCGCGCGGCGCCTCACGACGCTGGGCGTGACCGGCACGAATGGGAAGACGACCACCGTCGCGCTCATCAAAGCCGGCCTGATGGCCGCTGGGCGGGTGGCTGGCACGATCGGCACCATCGGCTTCCGCCTGGGCGGCGAGGAGTTGAACTCGAGCAGGTCGACGGTGACCACCCCGGAGTCGCCGGACCTGCAGGCGCTGCTGGCGGTGATGGAGGAGCGCGGAGCCGATTCGGTGGCCGTGGAGGTGAGCTCGCACGCGATGGCCCTCAGCCGGGTCGACGCCATCGAGTTCGACGTGGCCGCGTTCCTCAACCTGGGCCGTGACCACCTCGACTTCCACCACACCCTGGAGGAGTACTTCGCGGCCAAGTCCAGGCTTTTCGAGCCGGGCCGCGCCCGCACCAGCGTGGTCTGGACCGACGACAGCGCCGGGGTCGAGATCGCGGGCCGGGTCGCCGGACACGGACAGAGCCGGCTGATCACCGCCGGTACCGGACCAGAGGTCGACTACCGGATGAGCGACTACCGCCCCGTCCATCCCCTCGGCGGCATCGCCACGGTGACCCGTGGGGGCGAGGACCTGACGCTGGAGCTGAGCCTGCCGGGCGTCTACAACATGATCGACGCCGTGGTGGCGCTTGCCATGCTGGAAGCGGTCGGCGTGCCCGTGGACGCCGCGCTGCGTGGCCTGGCCACCGCCCAGATCCCCGGGCGGATGCAGCGTGTCCACCTGGGCCCCGATGCGCCGTTGACGGTGGTGGACTTCGCCCACACCCCGCAGGCGGTCGAGGCTGCCCTCCGGTCCCTCCAGGGAATCGGCACGCTCGTGTGCGTGCTGGGCTGCGGCGGCGACCGGGATGTCGAGAAGCGTCCGGAGATGGGCGCGGTGGCGGCCAGCCTGAGCGATGTGACGATCATCACCGACGACAACCCCCGCTCCGAGGACCCGGCCGCGATCCGCGCCGAGGTCATGGCGGGGGCGCGCCGGACCCAGCGGCCCGGTGCCGAGCTCCTCGAGGTGCCTGGGCGGCGCGCCGCCATAGAGACCGCCTTGGGGCGGGCCGGTGGCGATACTGTGGTGGCGATCCTCGGCAAGGGACACGAACGCGGCCAGATCCTGGCAGACCGCACCATCGACTTCGACGATGTCGAGGAGGCGGCCGGTGCCTGGGGCCGCGGCGGTGAGGAAGGAGACCCGCATGCGCGTGCGCACGATGTTTGA
- a CDS encoding DUF58 domain-containing protein — protein MRRGTRLTGRGITLLLSGALVIGGAAYIGEVDVLWVGLVMAALPLLALGYLVLARPLVTHERSLTPPTIPVGTSTRVVLHVLNQSPAQASALRFHDAADDSLGGGASFVIARGFGEWSQAVGYTVEALRRGRFSVGPLWAQAGDPLGLALRGFVAQGRDSVLRVTPRIWRLDDLAGGAGLGSAGDATPQRIGSAGADDVLVREHRHGDDMRRVHWKMTAKKDDLMVRLEEHPWDPSSTLIVDTRRSAHLGDGADGSLEWAVSAVTSVAALLSEGRHKLAIIAPSGRVFETGHSVGEASRQLMIEAMTDLPTSEETWLGSAVDDPELLTSVASLVAVTGLLSNADAAALAAAGGRARSLIALAPDASAWDAEHDEHREAIRFLLGRGWRVETFRPGEPVPQVWQRVTA, from the coding sequence GTGCGTCGAGGCACCCGGCTGACCGGACGCGGCATCACGCTGCTGCTGAGCGGGGCGCTGGTCATCGGCGGCGCCGCCTACATCGGTGAGGTCGACGTGTTGTGGGTCGGCCTGGTGATGGCTGCGCTGCCGCTGCTGGCGCTGGGCTACCTCGTCCTCGCGCGTCCCCTCGTGACCCATGAACGCTCCCTGACCCCACCCACCATCCCCGTCGGCACGTCCACCAGGGTGGTGCTCCACGTGCTGAACCAGTCACCGGCCCAGGCGTCGGCGCTGCGGTTCCACGATGCCGCAGACGATTCGCTGGGCGGCGGCGCGTCGTTCGTCATCGCGCGCGGCTTCGGCGAATGGAGCCAGGCGGTGGGCTACACCGTCGAGGCGCTGCGCCGCGGCCGGTTCAGCGTCGGCCCCCTGTGGGCCCAGGCCGGCGACCCGCTCGGCCTGGCGCTGCGCGGCTTCGTCGCTCAGGGACGCGATTCCGTGCTCCGCGTGACGCCGCGCATCTGGCGGCTCGACGACCTGGCCGGGGGCGCCGGGCTCGGGAGCGCCGGCGACGCCACCCCCCAACGGATCGGCTCGGCAGGCGCCGACGACGTCCTCGTGCGCGAACACCGGCACGGCGACGACATGCGCCGGGTGCACTGGAAGATGACGGCCAAGAAGGACGACCTCATGGTGCGGCTCGAGGAGCACCCGTGGGACCCGTCAAGCACCCTGATCGTCGACACGCGCCGCAGCGCGCACCTGGGCGACGGCGCGGACGGCTCCCTCGAGTGGGCCGTCTCCGCCGTCACCTCCGTGGCCGCCCTCCTGAGCGAGGGCCGCCACAAGCTGGCCATCATCGCCCCCTCCGGCCGCGTCTTCGAGACGGGGCACAGCGTGGGCGAGGCCTCGCGCCAGTTGATGATCGAGGCGATGACGGACCTTCCCACCTCGGAGGAGACGTGGCTCGGCTCCGCCGTCGACGACCCTGAGCTGCTGACCTCGGTGGCCTCGCTCGTGGCCGTGACCGGCCTCCTGTCGAACGCGGACGCGGCCGCCCTCGCCGCCGCTGGCGGACGGGCGCGCAGCCTGATCGCCCTGGCGCCGGACGCCTCGGCCTGGGACGCCGAGCACGACGAGCACCGCGAGGCGATCAGGTTTCTGCTCGGCCGGGGTTGGCGCGTCGAGACGTTCCGCCCGGGTGAGCCGGTTCCACAGGTGTGGCAGCGGGTGACGGCATGA